A stretch of Castanea sativa cultivar Marrone di Chiusa Pesio chromosome 2, ASM4071231v1 DNA encodes these proteins:
- the LOC142625414 gene encoding serine/threonine-protein phosphatase 7 long form homolog yields MTIDPGPIDRSVLIEQVKHRSELLWNLGRQDPPGTLDCRSRHEELTLRGPMVDDRVLAIVRLLGLKGLHLVSSIQLDQILITAFVERWRLKTHTFHLSHGEMTITLQDVEVIMGLPIEGEAMVRPTRRTWKDVCAEMLGIQIPNGRQTVLKGQRILIPALVD; encoded by the exons ATGACAATAGATCCTGGACCCATTGATCGTAGTGTATTGATAGAACAAGTTAAACATCGATCTGAGTTATTGTGGAACCTTGGGAGACAA GATCCTCCTGGCACACTGGATTGTCGAAGTCGCCATGAAGAGTTGACACTTCGAGGTCCTATGGTAGATGATCGTGTCCTTGCCATTGTGAGGTTGCTTGGTCTAAAGGGTCTGCACTTGGTCTCATCCATACAGCTTGACCAAATATTGATCACTGCATTTGTAGAGCGATGGCGCCTAAAGACCCATACATTCCACCTATCACATGGTGAGATGACGATCACATTGCAAGATGTGGAAGTTATCATGGGGTTGCCCATCGAGGGTGAAGCAATGGTTAGGCCCACTAGAAGAACTTGGAAAGATGTGTGTGCTGAAATGCTTGgaattcaaattccaaatgGTCGTCAAACTGTGCTAAAAGGTCAAAGGATTCTGATACCCGCACTTGTCGACTGA